In Finegoldia magna ATCC 53516, a genomic segment contains:
- the eno gene encoding phosphopyruvate hydratase yields the protein MSSIIDIYAREVLDSRGNPTVEVEVYTEAGAMGSAIVPSGASTGVHEAVELRDNDKKRFLGKGVETAVDNVNLEIADELVGWDVFDQVGIDNYLIELDGTENKSRLGANAILGVSLAVAKAAADENGQRLFEYIGGVNGKTLPVPMMNILNGGQHADNNVDIQEFMIMPVGGENFKESLRIGTEVFHNLKNVLKSRKLNTAVGDEGGFAPNLESNEEALQTIVEAIKKAGYEPGKDVMIAIDAAASEFYEDGKYNMAGDNAVRTSDEMIEYYKNLVEKYPIISIEDGLAEDDWDGWKKLTKELGSKIQLVGDDLFVTNVKRLQKGIEMGVCNSILIKLNQIGTLTETLDAIELAKRHGYTAVISHRSGETEDTTIADVAVATNAGQIKTGSTSRTDRICKYNQLLRIEDMLESTAVYDGIKTFYNLSK from the coding sequence ATGAGTTCAATAATTGACATTTATGCAAGAGAAGTTTTAGATTCTAGGGGAAATCCTACAGTTGAAGTTGAAGTTTATACTGAAGCAGGAGCAATGGGATCAGCGATAGTTCCTTCAGGTGCTTCTACTGGAGTACACGAAGCAGTAGAATTAAGAGACAATGATAAAAAAAGATTTTTAGGAAAAGGTGTTGAAACCGCCGTTGATAATGTAAACTTAGAAATAGCAGATGAATTAGTAGGTTGGGATGTATTTGATCAAGTTGGAATAGATAATTATCTAATAGAATTAGATGGCACTGAAAATAAATCTAGACTTGGTGCAAATGCTATTTTAGGTGTTTCTTTAGCTGTTGCAAAAGCTGCTGCAGATGAAAATGGACAAAGATTATTTGAATATATAGGTGGAGTAAACGGTAAGACTTTACCTGTACCAATGATGAACATTTTAAACGGTGGACAACACGCTGATAATAATGTTGACATTCAAGAATTTATGATTATGCCTGTAGGTGGAGAAAATTTTAAAGAATCCTTAAGAATTGGTACAGAAGTATTTCATAATCTAAAAAATGTACTGAAATCTAGAAAATTAAATACTGCTGTTGGAGATGAAGGTGGTTTTGCACCAAATCTTGAATCTAACGAAGAAGCTTTACAAACTATAGTTGAAGCTATTAAAAAAGCTGGATATGAACCAGGAAAAGATGTAATGATTGCTATAGATGCTGCAGCTAGTGAATTTTATGAAGATGGTAAATACAATATGGCTGGGGATAATGCAGTAAGAACTAGCGATGAAATGATTGAATATTACAAAAACTTAGTTGAAAAATATCCTATTATTTCTATTGAAGACGGATTAGCTGAAGACGATTGGGATGGTTGGAAGAAACTAACTAAAGAATTAGGATCTAAAATTCAATTAGTTGGTGATGATTTATTTGTTACAAATGTTAAGAGATTACAAAAAGGTATTGAAATGGGAGTATGCAATTCCATTTTAATAAAATTAAATCAAATCGGAACTTTAACAGAAACTCTTGATGCAATAGAACTAGCGAAAAGACATGGATATACAGCTGTAATATCTCACAGATCCGGAGAAACTGAAGATACAACTATTGCTGATGTTGCTGTCGCTACTAATGCTGGCCAAATTAAGACTGGCTCAACTTCAAGAACTGACAGAATCTGTAAATATAATCAATTATTAAGAATTGAAGATATGCTAGAATCTACTGCAGTATATGATGGAATAAAAACTTTTTACAATTTAAGCAAATAA
- the gpmI gene encoding 2,3-bisphosphoglycerate-independent phosphoglycerate mutase: MENRKDKLILIILDGWGLGKDYPGNVIKLADTPIFDRLMSEYPNSQLIASGNEVGLPAGQMGNSEVGHMNIGSGRIIYQDLSKITNDIESGKFYENEVLKNIILKTKEKNKKLHLLGLVSFGGVHSHYDHLVAILKMCKKLDFNDVVIHCFTDGRDVSPTSAITDLKQLQDDIEEIGVGKIASVSGRYYAMDRDKRWDRVDKAYNCITNGEGNKSNDPIKYLQDSYDKNITDEFIEPCAIVDENNNAIKVENEDSFVFFNFRPDRARQLTRAFVDDDFDGFKRTKYKGISFVTMTEYDKTIKNVQIAYPKQGYNNVLGQIISENGLKQLRIAETEKYAHVTFFFNGGIEKEFENEDRILVPSPKVSTYDLKPEMSAVEVKNHVVDVINKDIYDLIILNFANSDMVGHTGVISADKIAVETVDKCLEEILRAIDKNGNYHALITADHGNSEYLIDEMTGGPFTAHTTNPVPFIEYPDKDIELNNGILADIAPTILELMKIDKPSEMTGKSLIKKGE, encoded by the coding sequence ATGGAAAATAGAAAAGACAAATTAATTCTTATAATCTTAGATGGTTGGGGATTAGGCAAAGACTATCCAGGAAATGTTATCAAATTAGCTGATACTCCAATTTTTGACAGACTGATGAGTGAATATCCAAATTCACAATTGATTGCTTCAGGAAATGAAGTAGGTCTTCCAGCAGGACAAATGGGAAATTCCGAAGTAGGACACATGAATATTGGCTCTGGTAGAATAATTTATCAAGATTTAAGTAAGATTACTAATGACATAGAATCTGGAAAATTTTATGAAAATGAAGTTTTAAAAAATATTATCTTAAAAACCAAAGAAAAAAATAAAAAACTTCATTTACTAGGATTGGTTTCTTTTGGTGGAGTTCATTCTCATTATGATCACCTTGTAGCAATCCTAAAAATGTGCAAAAAATTAGATTTTAATGATGTAGTAATACATTGTTTTACAGATGGTAGAGATGTGTCACCAACATCTGCAATAACAGACTTAAAACAATTACAAGACGATATAGAAGAAATTGGTGTAGGTAAAATTGCATCTGTTAGCGGTCGTTATTATGCAATGGATAGAGACAAAAGATGGGACAGAGTAGACAAAGCTTATAATTGCATAACTAATGGTGAAGGAAATAAAAGTAACGATCCAATAAAATATTTACAAGATAGTTATGATAAAAATATCACTGATGAATTTATTGAACCTTGTGCAATAGTCGATGAAAATAATAACGCAATAAAAGTTGAAAATGAAGATTCTTTTGTATTCTTTAATTTCAGACCAGATAGAGCAAGACAACTTACAAGAGCTTTTGTTGACGATGATTTTGATGGTTTTAAAAGAACAAAATACAAAGGTATTTCATTTGTAACAATGACAGAATACGATAAAACTATCAAAAATGTACAAATAGCTTATCCAAAACAAGGGTATAATAATGTATTAGGACAAATTATTTCTGAAAACGGATTAAAGCAATTAAGAATTGCAGAAACAGAAAAATATGCACATGTAACATTTTTCTTTAATGGCGGTATCGAAAAAGAATTCGAAAATGAAGATAGGATACTAGTTCCATCTCCAAAAGTATCAACTTACGATCTTAAGCCAGAGATGAGTGCTGTTGAAGTTAAAAATCATGTTGTTGATGTTATTAATAAAGATATTTACGATTTAATAATATTAAACTTTGCAAATTCAGATATGGTTGGTCATACTGGTGTAATTTCCGCCGATAAGATAGCTGTTGAAACCGTTGATAAATGTTTAGAGGAAATATTACGAGCTATAGATAAAAACGGAAATTATCATGCATTGATAACTGCTGATCATGGGAATAGTGAATATTTGATTGATGAAATGACAGGTGGGCCATTCACAGCACATACAACTAATCCGGTGCCTTTTATAGAATATCCTGACAAGGATATCGAGTTGAATAATGGTATTTTAGCTGATATAGCACCAACAATTTTAGAATTGATGAAAATAGATAAGCCTTCAGAAATGACAGGTAAATCTTTAATTAAAAAAGGAGAATAA
- the tpiA gene encoding triose-phosphate isomerase has protein sequence MRKPLIAGNWKMNMTDGETKQFLNDLKNFEISDNVEACIISPFTSLKTLTEALKDTNISTGAQNMYFEDSGAFTGEISPNMLKDLGVDYVIIGHSERRTIFKEDDELLNKKIISALNHNLKPILCCGENLEQRESNNHEKIVESQIRSDLKGISEQDLKSKLVIAYEPIWAIGTGKTASSDDAQSMCNFIRNLLAEMYSKDLADSIRIQYGGSVKPENVTDIMSKEDIDGALVGGASLEADSFSKLINYGK, from the coding sequence ATGAGAAAACCATTAATTGCAGGAAATTGGAAGATGAATATGACAGATGGAGAAACTAAGCAGTTTCTAAATGATTTAAAGAATTTCGAAATTTCTGATAATGTAGAAGCTTGTATAATATCTCCATTTACATCACTAAAAACTCTCACAGAAGCTTTAAAAGATACAAATATTTCTACTGGAGCACAAAACATGTATTTCGAAGATAGCGGTGCTTTTACGGGAGAAATTTCTCCGAATATGCTGAAAGATCTAGGAGTTGACTATGTTATAATTGGTCATTCTGAAAGAAGAACAATATTCAAAGAAGATGACGAACTATTAAATAAGAAAATAATATCAGCTTTAAATCACAATCTTAAGCCAATACTTTGCTGCGGAGAAAACTTAGAACAAAGAGAATCTAACAATCACGAAAAAATTGTAGAATCACAAATAAGATCAGACTTAAAAGGAATAAGCGAACAAGATTTAAAATCCAAACTTGTAATCGCTTATGAGCCAATATGGGCTATTGGGACTGGTAAAACAGCTTCAAGCGACGATGCACAATCAATGTGTAACTTTATAAGAAATTTATTGGCAGAAATGTATAGCAAAGATCTGGCTGATTCAATTAGAATACAATATGGCGGAAGTGTAAAACCTGAAAATGTAACTGATATAATGTCAAAAGAAGACATTGATGGAGCTTTAGTAGGGGGTGCAAGTTTAGAAGCAGACAGTTTTTCTAAACTAATTAATTATGGAAAATAG
- a CDS encoding phosphoglycerate kinase: protein MNKKTLKDLNVENKRVLVRVDFNVPIKDGIITDTNRIEASIATIKYLIDNNAKVILMSHLGRPKGEPKPEFSLKPVAEKLSEILGQEVKFVDNDKVVDNSVIEQSKQLQPKEIMLIQNTRYRKEEEKNDEEFSKELSQLADLYVNDAFGTSHRAHASNVGVSKFLPSAVGFLVQKEIEIMGKALEDPERPFTAILGGAKVSDKIGVIENLLEKVDTILIGGAMAYTFIKSQGKNVGKSLIEEDKLDLAKSLLEKAQEKGVKIFLPVDFVAAKEMTEESDSKVIGVDEFTDDIAGFDIGTKTIKIFDEEIQKSKTVVWNGPMGVFEIKQFSKGTFEVANSLVKSDATTIVGGGDSASAIAKSGNKDKVTHVSTGGGASLEFLEGKVLPGIDCIDER from the coding sequence ATGAATAAAAAAACACTAAAAGATTTAAATGTTGAAAATAAAAGAGTATTGGTAAGAGTTGACTTCAATGTTCCAATTAAAGACGGTATTATAACTGATACGAATAGAATAGAAGCATCTATCGCAACAATAAAGTATTTAATTGATAATAATGCTAAAGTTATTTTAATGAGTCACTTAGGTAGACCAAAAGGCGAACCAAAACCTGAATTCTCATTAAAACCGGTTGCAGAAAAGCTTTCAGAAATTTTGGGACAAGAAGTAAAATTTGTAGATAATGATAAAGTTGTGGATAATTCTGTTATTGAGCAAAGTAAGCAATTACAACCTAAAGAAATCATGCTAATTCAAAACACAAGATATAGAAAAGAAGAAGAAAAAAATGATGAAGAGTTTTCTAAAGAATTATCACAATTAGCTGATTTGTATGTAAACGATGCTTTTGGAACAAGCCATAGAGCACACGCATCAAATGTAGGAGTGTCAAAGTTCTTACCAAGTGCTGTAGGATTTTTAGTCCAAAAAGAAATAGAAATAATGGGTAAAGCTCTTGAAGATCCTGAAAGACCTTTTACAGCAATATTAGGTGGTGCAAAAGTTTCTGATAAAATTGGAGTAATAGAAAATCTATTGGAAAAAGTTGACACTATACTAATAGGTGGTGCTATGGCATATACTTTCATTAAGTCACAAGGAAAAAATGTCGGTAAATCTTTAATCGAAGAAGATAAATTAGATTTAGCAAAATCTCTATTAGAAAAAGCTCAAGAAAAAGGAGTTAAAATATTCTTACCAGTTGATTTTGTTGCAGCTAAAGAAATGACAGAAGAATCTGATTCAAAAGTAATTGGTGTAGATGAATTTACAGACGATATTGCAGGATTTGATATTGGAACTAAAACTATAAAGATTTTTGATGAAGAAATACAAAAGTCCAAGACTGTTGTATGGAATGGCCCAATGGGTGTATTTGAAATTAAACAATTTAGTAAAGGTACTTTTGAAGTTGCAAATTCTTTAGTAAAATCTGATGCTACAACTATTGTTGGTGGTGGCGATAGTGCTTCAGCAATTGCAAAATCTGGAAATAAAGACAAAGTAACACACGTTTCAACAGGTGGTGGAGCTTCTTTGGAATTCTTAGAAGGCAAAGTGTTACCTGGTATTGATTGTATTGATGAGAGATAG
- the gap gene encoding type I glyceraldehyde-3-phosphate dehydrogenase has translation MKVAISGFGRIGRDVTRILIQKNDPDLELVALNITSDLKTNAHLLKYDSIYRTFEKDVEVLADDKIKIGDREITVVNNRNPEELPWKELGVDLVIDSTGAFKDKEGLSKHIKAGAKKVLLTAPGKADVKMIVVGVNDKEYDPKTDDIISNASCTTNCLAPVAKVLDDEFGIEKGLMTTIHAYTNDQNIQDAHHKDLRRARAAALSMIPTTTGAAKAVGKVLPQLEGKMTGLAVRVPTPTGSITDLTVLLGKEVTKEDINNAMKKASEGELKGILGYSEDQLVSSDIIGDERSSIFDADMTYALGNMVKIASWYDNEWGYSSRVFDLAKIIATR, from the coding sequence ATGAAAGTAGCAATTAGTGGATTTGGAAGAATAGGTAGAGATGTAACAAGAATTTTAATTCAAAAAAATGACCCTGATCTTGAATTAGTGGCATTGAACATTACAAGTGACCTTAAAACAAATGCACATCTTTTAAAGTATGACTCAATTTATCGTACTTTTGAAAAAGACGTTGAAGTATTAGCAGATGACAAAATTAAAATTGGTGATAGGGAAATAACTGTTGTAAATAACAGAAATCCAGAAGAATTACCATGGAAAGAATTAGGTGTTGATCTAGTTATTGATTCAACAGGCGCTTTTAAAGACAAAGAAGGTTTATCAAAACATATTAAAGCAGGTGCAAAGAAAGTATTATTAACTGCTCCAGGTAAAGCAGATGTTAAAATGATCGTAGTTGGAGTAAACGATAAAGAATACGATCCAAAAACTGATGATATTATATCTAATGCTTCATGTACAACTAACTGCTTAGCTCCAGTAGCTAAAGTTTTGGATGATGAATTTGGCATTGAAAAAGGTTTAATGACAACAATTCACGCTTATACTAACGATCAAAACATTCAAGATGCTCACCACAAAGATTTAAGACGTGCGAGAGCAGCTGCTTTAAGTATGATTCCTACAACTACAGGCGCTGCTAAAGCTGTTGGTAAAGTTCTTCCACAATTAGAAGGAAAAATGACTGGACTTGCAGTTCGTGTACCAACTCCTACTGGATCTATTACTGATTTGACAGTTCTTTTAGGTAAGGAAGTTACAAAAGAAGATATCAATAATGCTATGAAAAAAGCTAGTGAAGGCGAATTGAAAGGCATCTTAGGATATTCTGAAGATCAATTGGTATCTTCAGACATCATTGGAGATGAAAGAAGCTCAATATTTGATGCTGATATGACTTATGCTTTAGGAAATATGGTAAAAATTGCTTCTTGGTATGACAACGAATGGGGTTATAGTTCAAGAGTATTTGATTTAGCAAAGATTATAGCTACAAGATAA
- a CDS encoding Na/Pi cotransporter family protein — protein MDIITPVLGGLALFLFGMTIMGEGLQKSSGNKLKKIVGSLTRNKYIGVLLGIVVTMVIQSSSAATVMVVGFVNAGLMPLNQAVGVIIGANVGTTITAQIIAFDIAKYAPLIVAFGVLLYISAKDDRKKNLGEVFVGLGLIFIGMNTMGDGLNPLSKELWFKNALLKLNSPVIGVFVGFFLTTAVQSSSASIGLIQALGKQGLLTINQAAPLLLGGNIGTTTTALLSSIGAGKNAKRAAIIHLLFNLIGTVIVLIFLNKLMQNIVYMLTPLNVSRQIANYHTLFNVINVLIQLPVSNFLVKAAMKIVPGEEHAKDLQYLDDRILETPSIAVEQARLEVIRMSDIVYQNFKNVDEYFMTGNKKLRSIILEEEKRINNLEKHIVEYLVKLSNKSISDEEHTQIFIMQDMLNDLERIGDHVENICGIVTLIYDEEKEFSKVAIDEYKDLYSNVENAIIDSTMAFKNNDQSLASKVANIENNVDFLEKKYRHNHIKRINNNECDSTVGVNFLDILSNLERISDHCTNISNYTLHIEV, from the coding sequence ATGGATATTATAACTCCGGTTTTAGGGGGATTGGCACTTTTCTTGTTTGGAATGACAATAATGGGTGAAGGTCTTCAAAAATCGTCAGGTAATAAGTTAAAAAAGATAGTAGGTTCTTTAACTAGGAATAAATACATAGGTGTGTTACTAGGTATAGTAGTAACGATGGTAATACAATCATCATCTGCAGCAACAGTAATGGTTGTGGGATTTGTAAATGCAGGGTTAATGCCTTTGAATCAAGCTGTTGGAGTAATTATAGGAGCAAATGTTGGAACTACAATTACTGCGCAAATAATAGCTTTTGATATAGCAAAATATGCACCTTTAATTGTGGCTTTTGGTGTGCTTTTGTACATAAGTGCAAAGGATGATAGAAAAAAGAATTTAGGCGAGGTTTTTGTTGGCTTAGGTTTAATTTTCATAGGAATGAATACTATGGGAGATGGGCTAAATCCATTATCTAAAGAATTGTGGTTTAAAAATGCCTTATTAAAATTAAACTCACCAGTAATCGGCGTTTTTGTAGGATTTTTCTTAACAACTGCAGTACAATCATCTTCTGCTTCCATTGGGTTAATACAAGCTTTAGGGAAACAAGGATTACTTACAATAAATCAAGCTGCTCCATTATTACTTGGTGGAAACATTGGTACAACTACTACTGCATTATTGTCTTCTATTGGTGCTGGAAAAAACGCCAAAAGAGCAGCAATAATACATTTATTATTTAATCTTATAGGTACTGTTATAGTGCTTATATTCCTAAATAAATTGATGCAAAACATAGTATACATGTTAACTCCATTAAATGTTTCAAGACAAATAGCTAACTATCATACATTGTTTAATGTAATAAATGTTTTAATACAACTTCCAGTTTCAAACTTTTTAGTTAAAGCTGCTATGAAAATTGTTCCAGGAGAAGAACACGCAAAAGACTTACAATATTTAGATGACAGAATTTTGGAAACTCCTTCTATTGCAGTTGAACAAGCTAGACTTGAAGTTATTAGAATGAGTGATATAGTTTATCAAAATTTTAAAAATGTTGATGAATATTTTATGACAGGTAACAAAAAACTAAGATCAATAATATTAGAAGAAGAAAAAAGAATTAATAATTTGGAAAAACATATCGTTGAGTATCTTGTAAAATTATCTAACAAATCAATTTCAGATGAAGAACACACACAAATTTTTATTATGCAAGATATGCTTAATGATCTTGAAAGAATAGGAGATCATGTTGAAAATATATGCGGAATTGTAACTCTTATTTATGATGAAGAAAAGGAATTTAGCAAAGTAGCTATCGATGAGTATAAAGACTTATATTCAAATGTAGAAAATGCAATAATAGATTCAACTATGGCATTTAAAAACAATGACCAATCATTGGCTTCTAAGGTCGCAAACATTGAAAATAATGTAGACTTTTTAGAAAAAAAATATAGACATAATCATATCAAAAGAATTAACAACAATGAATGTGATTCCACTGTTGGAGTCAATTTCTTAGATATTCTATCAAATTTGGAAAGAATATCTGACCATTGCACAAATATATCCAATTATACTCTTCATATTGAGGTTTAG
- a CDS encoding tRNA (cytidine(34)-2'-O)-methyltransferase → MLNIVLLEPEKPSNTGNIGRTCVLTNSRLHLVRPFSFRLDDKLLKRSGMDYWDKVDLVIHDDMDEFLEYIKGNDRVFYVETFATNYYHELEYQDGDFFVFGKESSGIDKDLVDKHKDHSIKIPMNMTIDRSLNLANSCNIVLFEALRQIDFPGLK, encoded by the coding sequence ATGTTAAATATTGTTCTTTTAGAACCTGAAAAGCCTTCAAATACAGGGAATATAGGAAGAACTTGTGTTCTAACTAATTCCAGATTACATTTAGTTAGGCCATTTAGCTTTAGACTAGATGACAAGTTATTAAAGAGGTCTGGAATGGATTATTGGGATAAAGTTGATTTAGTTATTCATGATGATATGGATGAATTTTTAGAATATATAAAGGGAAATGATAGAGTATTTTATGTCGAAACTTTTGCAACAAATTATTATCATGAGCTTGAATATCAAGATGGTGATTTTTTCGTGTTCGGAAAGGAATCTTCAGGTATAGATAAAGATTTAGTGGATAAGCACAAAGATCATTCTATAAAGATTCCAATGAATATGACAATTGATAGATCATTAAATTTAGCAAATTCGTGCAATATAGTTTTATTTGAAGCATTAAGACAAATAGATTTTCCAGGATTAAAGTAG